The following proteins are encoded in a genomic region of Enterocloster clostridioformis:
- the ahpC gene encoding alkyl hydroperoxide reductase subunit C → MSLIGKEISDFTVQAYAGGEFREVKKSDVLGKWAVFFFYPADFTFVCPTELEDLADKYEDFKSAGCEIYSVSCDSHFVHKAWHDASKTIRKIKYPMLADPTGGLARDFDVMIEADGMAERGSFIVNPEGKIVAYEVIAGNVGRNADELFRRVQASRFVAEHGDQVCPAKWQPGADTLKPSLDLVGLI, encoded by the coding sequence ATGTCATTAATAGGAAAAGAAATCAGCGATTTTACAGTACAGGCCTATGCGGGCGGAGAGTTCAGGGAAGTGAAGAAATCTGATGTATTAGGGAAATGGGCGGTATTTTTCTTTTATCCCGCAGATTTTACATTTGTGTGCCCCACGGAGCTGGAGGATCTGGCTGACAAGTATGAGGACTTCAAGTCAGCCGGCTGCGAGATATACAGCGTATCCTGCGACAGCCACTTTGTCCACAAGGCATGGCATGACGCATCCAAGACTATCCGGAAAATCAAGTATCCCATGCTGGCGGATCCCACAGGCGGGCTGGCCAGGGATTTCGATGTGATGATAGAGGCTGACGGAATGGCTGAAAGAGGGAGCTTTATCGTGAATCCGGAAGGAAAGATAGTGGCTTATGAGGTTATCGCGGGAAATGTGGGAAGGAATGCGGACGAACTGTTCAGACGTGTACAGGCATCCCGGTTTGTGGCAGAACACGGCGACCAGGTGTGCCCGGCAAAATGGCAGCCCGGGGCAGATACCTTAAAGCCAAGTCTGGACCTGGTGGGACTGATATAA
- a CDS encoding heavy metal translocating P-type ATPase, with product MKFVIRHEIRGRVRVHFYQKEMSIRQADLLHYYLCTLPGVKDVRVYERTADAAVVYEGSRGEILEGIQGFSYDNERIRELVPKNSGRALNREYKERLVQKVMARAFTKSFLPPPVRAVYTAVRSIRYLLKGIRCLLRGKLEVEALDATAIAVSVLRRDFDTAGSVMFLLGIGELLEEWTHKKSVSDLARSMSLNISRVWQKVDGTEVLVPVSKIREGDLVTVHMGNVIPLDGVVTSGDAMVNQASMTGESAPVRKGEGSYVYAGTAVEEGEITLRVRKAAGDTRFERIVTMIEESEQLKSTAEDRAATLADALVPWSLGGTVLTWLLTRNVTKALSILMVDFSCALKLAMPLSVLSAMREAGSYHITVKGGKYMEAVAAARTIVFDKTGTLTKARPQVADVVVFNGMKKDELLRIAACLEEHFPHSMANAVVHEAVKRGLVHKEMHSRVDYIVAHGIATYVDHERVVIGSYHFVFEDEGCRIPEDKKEVFDRLPVEYSHLYLAIGGSLAAVICIEDPLRDEADGVVTALHRQGITKIVMMTGDSERTAAAIAGRVGVDEYYSEVLPEDKARFVDEEKKKGRRVIMIGDGINDSPALSAADAGIAISEGAEIAREIADITISEDNLFQLVTLRAISRGLMDRIDRNYRFVIGFNLGLILLGVGGVITPATSAMLHNISTLAISLKSMTNLLD from the coding sequence ATGAAGTTTGTAATTAGACATGAGATAAGGGGAAGGGTCAGGGTTCATTTTTATCAGAAGGAAATGAGCATACGGCAGGCTGATTTGCTGCATTATTATCTCTGTACCCTTCCCGGGGTAAAGGATGTCAGGGTATACGAGAGGACAGCGGATGCCGCGGTGGTGTATGAGGGCAGCCGCGGGGAAATCCTGGAGGGAATACAGGGGTTTTCTTATGATAATGAGCGGATACGGGAGCTGGTGCCGAAGAACAGCGGCAGAGCCCTGAACCGTGAATACAAGGAGAGGCTGGTTCAGAAGGTGATGGCGCGGGCGTTTACCAAGTCCTTCCTGCCGCCGCCTGTCCGGGCCGTCTATACGGCAGTCCGCTCCATCCGGTATCTGCTGAAGGGAATCCGCTGTCTGCTCAGGGGGAAGCTGGAGGTGGAGGCGCTGGACGCCACGGCCATTGCCGTGTCTGTTCTGAGAAGGGATTTTGACACGGCTGGTTCTGTTATGTTCCTCCTGGGAATAGGGGAGCTTCTGGAAGAATGGACCCACAAAAAGTCAGTGAGCGACCTTGCCAGAAGCATGTCCTTAAATATTTCCAGGGTATGGCAGAAGGTGGACGGAACAGAGGTCCTGGTCCCTGTTTCAAAGATCCGGGAGGGAGACCTGGTAACGGTCCATATGGGAAATGTGATTCCTCTGGACGGCGTGGTCACTTCCGGGGACGCCATGGTGAACCAGGCTTCCATGACAGGAGAGTCAGCGCCGGTCAGGAAGGGGGAAGGCTCCTACGTGTACGCGGGAACAGCCGTTGAAGAGGGAGAGATTACCCTTCGGGTCAGGAAGGCGGCAGGCGACACCCGGTTTGAACGGATTGTGACCATGATTGAGGAGTCGGAGCAGCTTAAGTCCACGGCAGAAGACAGGGCAGCCACTCTGGCGGACGCGTTGGTTCCCTGGAGTCTGGGCGGAACCGTCCTCACGTGGCTGCTGACCCGCAATGTGACAAAAGCCCTGTCCATTCTGATGGTGGATTTCTCCTGCGCATTGAAGCTGGCCATGCCCCTGTCCGTGCTCTCTGCCATGCGGGAGGCCGGCAGCTACCATATTACGGTAAAGGGCGGCAAGTACATGGAGGCAGTGGCTGCTGCCCGCACCATTGTCTTTGACAAGACAGGAACCCTGACAAAGGCCAGGCCGCAGGTGGCGGATGTGGTGGTGTTCAATGGTATGAAAAAGGATGAGCTGCTGCGGATTGCGGCCTGCCTGGAGGAACATTTCCCCCACTCCATGGCCAACGCGGTGGTACACGAGGCAGTGAAACGCGGGCTGGTCCACAAGGAGATGCATTCCAGGGTGGACTACATCGTGGCCCACGGCATAGCAACCTATGTAGACCATGAGAGGGTGGTGATTGGAAGCTATCACTTTGTATTTGAAGATGAGGGATGCAGGATACCGGAGGATAAGAAGGAGGTGTTTGACAGGCTTCCTGTGGAATATTCCCACCTCTATCTGGCTATCGGCGGAAGCCTGGCAGCCGTGATCTGCATTGAGGACCCGTTGAGGGATGAGGCGGATGGGGTTGTCACCGCCCTTCACAGACAGGGAATCACCAAGATTGTCATGATGACGGGGGACAGTGAGCGCACGGCAGCCGCCATTGCCGGACGTGTGGGAGTGGATGAGTATTATTCAGAGGTCCTTCCCGAAGACAAGGCCCGGTTTGTGGACGAAGAAAAGAAGAAGGGCCGCAGGGTCATTATGATTGGCGACGGAATCAATGATTCGCCGGCACTGTCGGCCGCTGACGCGGGAATTGCCATCAGCGAAGGGGCTGAGATTGCCAGGGAGATAGCGGATATCACCATCTCTGAGGACAATCTGTTCCAGCTGGTGACACTGAGGGCCATCAGCCGGGGACTCATGGACCGGATTGACCGGAACTACCGGTTTGTCATCGGATTCAACCTGGGTCTTATACTCCTGGGAGTGGGAGGCGTCATAACCCCGGCCACATCAGCTATGCTCCACAATATCTCTACTCTGGCTATCAGCTTAAAGAGTATGACCAATCTTCTGGATTGA
- a CDS encoding DUF6110 family protein, which produces MIDCFKCKKIGLFLGGVLFGTAGVKILGSDDAKRFYINCLAAGLRAKDCVMTTATNIQENAEDILAEAREINAQRCREDVFEDESGEEAPEQTSEDLKEDETASADTVTA; this is translated from the coding sequence ATGATTGATTGTTTTAAATGTAAGAAAATAGGTCTTTTCTTAGGCGGCGTTCTGTTCGGAACAGCAGGCGTGAAGATTCTGGGAAGTGATGATGCCAAGAGGTTTTATATCAATTGTCTGGCAGCCGGATTAAGGGCTAAGGACTGTGTGATGACCACCGCCACCAATATTCAGGAGAACGCTGAGGACATCCTGGCAGAGGCCAGGGAAATCAACGCGCAGCGCTGCCGGGAGGACGTATTTGAGGATGAAAGCGGGGAGGAAGCCCCGGAGCAGACCTCGGAAGATTTGAAGGAAGATGAGACAGCTTCTGCTGATACGGTTACAGCGTAA
- a CDS encoding Fur family transcriptional regulator, translating into MWQKEQVIDEFQKRGMRITQQRRMLLDVILEGNWTNCKEIFYEARKRDTKLGMATVYRTVSTLEEIGVLTRSYQYSFVSDKEEDTRSRETN; encoded by the coding sequence ATGTGGCAGAAGGAACAGGTGATAGACGAGTTTCAGAAGAGGGGAATGCGGATTACGCAGCAGCGCAGGATGCTCCTGGATGTTATTCTGGAGGGAAACTGGACAAACTGCAAGGAGATTTTCTATGAAGCGCGGAAACGGGACACGAAGCTGGGGATGGCCACCGTGTACAGGACTGTAAGCACGCTGGAGGAGATCGGTGTCCTGACTCGTTCTTATCAATATTCTTTTGTGTCTGATAAGGAAGAAGATACCCGGTCCCGGGAGACTAATTAA
- the ltrA gene encoding group II intron reverse transcriptase/maturase — translation MGTENRESCSQRDSAERKGYVRAHRSFNRIWKERDSAEPDILSKILNKENLNRAYKRVKANKGAPGVDGMTIEAALPWLRENNYELVERIRKGKYTPSPVRRVEIPKPEGGIRKLGIPTVIDRIIQQAMLQQLMPIYEPLFSKDSFGYRPGRGAKDAILRIKEYIEQGYTRAVVLDLSKYFDTLNHTILLNLLRKQVKDERVVQMVKRYLKSGVMENGVVTETKEGSPQGGNLSPLLANAYLNEFDWEFHRRGVPCIRYADDIVLLAKSERAAERLLESSTKYLEARLKLRVNREKSRTVSVFAIQNFKFLGFCFGKNGTGTYIRVHGTSWKKAKEKLRRLTSRSRCGSIIRTKEKIKVYMRGWLNYYGIADMKKNIESLNGWLYRRIRMCIWKQWKLPKTRMRKLIGLGVDSHYAATIAYDRKGYWFNAGNKAVNWALSKERLINWGFYDLAAAYQSLHTNY, via the coding sequence ATGGGTACAGAAAACAGAGAAAGCTGCTCGCAAAGAGATAGCGCGGAACGCAAAGGGTATGTGAGAGCGCACCGCTCATTCAACCGGATATGGAAGGAAAGAGACAGTGCAGAGCCAGACATCTTAAGTAAGATACTGAACAAGGAAAATCTGAACAGGGCTTACAAAAGAGTGAAGGCAAACAAGGGAGCGCCGGGAGTGGATGGAATGACCATTGAAGCGGCGTTACCATGGCTGAGGGAGAATAACTATGAACTGGTAGAGAGAATCAGGAAGGGGAAGTATACCCCATCTCCAGTCAGGCGTGTGGAGATTCCGAAGCCGGAGGGAGGGATACGAAAGCTTGGTATCCCCACCGTAATAGACCGTATCATCCAGCAGGCAATGCTTCAACAGCTCATGCCAATCTACGAACCATTGTTCTCGAAAGACAGCTTCGGCTATCGTCCGGGACGAGGAGCAAAAGACGCCATTCTCAGGATAAAGGAGTATATCGAACAGGGATACACGAGGGCAGTAGTTCTCGACTTATCGAAATACTTTGATACGCTGAACCATACGATACTGCTGAACCTGTTGAGGAAACAAGTAAAAGACGAAAGAGTGGTGCAGATGGTGAAGCGGTACCTGAAAAGTGGAGTGATGGAAAACGGTGTTGTGACAGAAACGAAGGAAGGCTCCCCGCAGGGAGGAAATCTATCCCCACTCTTAGCAAACGCGTATCTGAATGAGTTCGACTGGGAGTTCCACAGACGGGGCGTACCGTGTATCCGCTATGCAGACGACATCGTACTGCTGGCAAAGAGCGAACGGGCGGCAGAACGACTGCTGGAATCCAGCACGAAATATCTGGAGGCAAGGCTGAAACTGAGAGTGAATCGGGAAAAGAGCCGAACGGTCAGTGTGTTCGCAATCCAAAATTTTAAGTTCCTTGGTTTTTGTTTTGGGAAGAACGGAACAGGGACCTATATCCGTGTCCATGGAACGTCATGGAAGAAAGCCAAGGAGAAACTGCGCAGGCTTACTTCCCGGAGCAGGTGCGGGAGTATCATCCGAACCAAGGAAAAGATAAAAGTCTACATGAGAGGATGGCTGAACTACTATGGGATAGCGGACATGAAGAAAAACATCGAAAGCCTGAATGGATGGTTGTACCGCCGGATACGGATGTGTATCTGGAAACAGTGGAAACTGCCCAAAACCAGAATGAGGAAACTCATAGGACTGGGAGTAGACAGCCATTATGCGGCAACAATAGCCTACGACCGCAAGGGATACTGGTTCAATGCCGGAAACAAGGCGGTCAACTGGGCATTAAGTAAAGAAAGACTGATAAACTGGGGCTTTTATGACTTAGCCGCAGCCTATCAGTCTCTGCACACCAACTATTGA
- a CDS encoding PTS sugar transporter subunit IIC: protein MTIITGLGLLLLTLAAFSLFSMKAPKGSAAMSGMANAAVATFLVEAVHRYISGDLLHLAFLGETGTISGNMGGVAAAIMVPIGMGVNPVFAVVAGVALGGYGILPGFIAGYAIGFIAPFIEKHLPPGLDSVLGALLIAPIARFIAFLVDPAVNAALAHIGGMITAATEQSPILMGLLLGGVIKMICTSPLSSMALTAMLGLTGLPMGIAAIACFGGSFTNGAIFKMLHFGDNSNVAAVMMEPLTQAHIITKHPIPIYCSNFFGGGFSGVAAAFLGIINNAPGTASPIPGLLAPFAFNPPLKVLMALLLAAISGTLAGIVGAIVFKKKYDMKPELSVINSFEE from the coding sequence ATGACAATTATTACGGGGTTAGGATTACTATTATTGACGCTGGCAGCCTTTTCACTTTTCAGTATGAAGGCGCCCAAAGGATCAGCGGCCATGTCGGGAATGGCCAATGCGGCAGTTGCAACTTTCCTTGTGGAGGCTGTTCACAGGTACATATCCGGAGATTTGCTTCACTTGGCATTCCTTGGGGAAACAGGCACCATATCGGGCAACATGGGCGGCGTGGCAGCGGCAATCATGGTACCGATAGGCATGGGAGTGAATCCTGTGTTCGCGGTAGTTGCAGGCGTTGCCCTGGGAGGATACGGCATCCTTCCGGGATTTATCGCGGGATATGCAATTGGTTTCATCGCACCGTTTATTGAGAAGCATCTTCCGCCGGGCCTGGATTCCGTGCTGGGGGCTCTCCTGATTGCGCCGATTGCCAGATTCATCGCATTCCTGGTGGATCCGGCTGTGAATGCGGCTCTGGCACACATCGGCGGCATGATTACGGCAGCTACAGAGCAGTCGCCTATTCTTATGGGACTTCTGCTGGGAGGGGTCATCAAGATGATTTGTACGTCGCCCCTCAGCTCCATGGCCCTTACCGCCATGCTGGGGCTTACGGGACTGCCCATGGGCATTGCGGCCATTGCATGCTTCGGAGGCTCCTTTACCAACGGCGCCATCTTTAAAATGCTCCACTTCGGGGATAACAGCAACGTGGCAGCTGTTATGATGGAGCCGCTGACACAGGCCCATATCATAACAAAGCACCCCATACCGATTTATTGTTCCAACTTTTTCGGAGGAGGCTTTTCGGGAGTGGCCGCCGCATTCCTGGGCATAATCAACAACGCCCCGGGAACCGCTTCTCCCATACCCGGACTGCTGGCGCCCTTTGCCTTCAATCCGCCATTAAAGGTACTTATGGCGCTGCTGCTGGCTGCCATCAGCGGTACCTTGGCTGGAATCGTGGGAGCCATTGTCTTTAAGAAAAAGTATGATATGAAGCCGGAATTATCAGTCATTAATTCGTTTGAAGAGTAG